The genomic stretch CTTAGTGCCTAGTCTGTGTGGGTGTCACAGAGCAGTTGCTTCTGCATGATATGTCTCAGAAAGCAGCTAGAATATAGGAAAATATATAATCTAGTTATGATAATATGAAAGGCTGGGCTGAGCAGATTCCTGAAAGAAAGTCCAGAAGCTACATATCAGCCCGGGTGTGCAGCACAAGTGTTCTCGGGCTGCTGATGTAGCTCTGTAAAGCTTATTAAACAGAGCTCTTCCTGAATTAGCTTCATCAGTCTTCATTCATGAGCTGGCGTTGCATGGCTGACATCACTGAGGACGCATCACAGAACTAAAAATGAGCTTCAGCACTGAGGCATGATGGGATTATTCAGCCCTTCCCACTGTCCTCCTTCCCACACGTGTGCATCTCTCTGAGCTTCTTTATTCATCCTACCACATAAACTATCCAAGCATGTGATCTTCTCTGTTCTATTAGTGTTGCTTTGTGTGAATATTACACATTCaactgatctgatatctgatcttatggtgATTTCGCtttaagtagcatcagaaaaatggcaagatatgagacttataatacattataactctGAGaagtataatccattgtaaaactAGATGCAATGTGTTCATTgcgttataaataatcatactcttaaaagctataaccacaaataagtaaatattaaaactgttcttatgaatattcataagatgatacaacatattataacatattaaggttttttataatgcattatgcattcattataatgctttaagaatacccttataatgtattataaatacaggcttcatggaaagtgttaccaaaaagctATTAAGGGCttgaattagtattattattaatcactttTGAAACAATTTAAACAATAACCTGGTATAGATCGAGTCTTGAGTCATAGTGTGCAGTTCAGATGATATCTTTGTTGAATTCAAAGCATACACAAGATCTCAGAGATTGAGCGGTAAATTTTGATGTTGCAGGTGTGGTGCTGGTGTGTTTTGAGGGTGACTCTGATGGCTACATCAATCTGGTGGCATATCCATATGAGGAGAGTGAGGGGCTGGACCACGAAGAGCTGTCCGAAAGAGATCAGCCTCGCCGAAAACACTCTCGCCGTAGCCTCCACCGCTCCAGCAGCGAGCACAAAGAGGACCGACCTGCTCACGATAGCGAAAGCAATGACAAGTGAGTGAACATCCATATACTGGGCATTTGTGTAACAGAATCCACTGCTGATGACGAGATAGAGTCGTTCTGTATGAAATCAAACTGTGCTTTAGACTGAGGATCTTCAGATGACATGGCATTAAAACAAAGTTCTAATTCCCTCAGtgctggggaagtcgtggcctaatggttagagggttggactcccaattgaagggttgtgggttctagtctcgggctgacaggaattgtgggtggggggagtgcatgtacagttctctctccaccttcaataccacgacttaggtgcccttgagcaaggcatcgaacccccaactgctccccgggcgccgcagcataaatggctgcccactgctccgggtgtgtgctcacagtgtgtgtgtgtgtgtgttcactgctctgtgtgtgtgcatttcggatgggttaaatgcagagcacaaattcggagtatgggtcaacatacttggctgaatgtcacttcactaatcACTAATCACTTCACTAAGTTACCAACCTTAGCAAAGAACAgcgttattttagtatcaatttactattagttttttatttatattttgaatcagttctaattttttcagcatttgttttatgttttattttagtttgtatgatttatttttatattttacttcaagtaacattttatggttttaattttagtttcagttttttttagttaataataacccTGGTTGCAAAGGTCAAAATCTCGGAGGTGGAACAGAGGTGCTGAAATTGAACTGATTACACTGAAAATGTGATCTCTgtgataataacaaataaataacaaacaaagcATCTGTCTGAATCAAACGTGTGTATTTGCCAAGCATACATTCTCATATAAAATAAGTTCATTTTAAGAGTTTGACaatcaacaaaacattttcagtaGTCGCATTCGCACAGCATTGTTGGTAATTAGTGTGTCTGTGTAGTCTGCAGGAGTTGAAGAGTCCTCGCCTGGACCTGCATTCAGATGTGCCCTTCCAGATGCTGGACAGCAACAGTGGCCTGAGCTCAGAGAAGATCAGCCACAACCCCTGGAGTCTGCGCTGCCACAAACAACAGCTCAGCCGCATGCGCTCCGAATCCAAGGACAGGAAACTCTACAGTATCCTTCTCTAATACAGCCCAGTTTATTCAGAAACTTcggttcagaaaaaaaaaggtgtgtagTTCATGGACAAATAGTCAACTACATTAAATAGCTTGAAGCTTGCAATAATTAGCTGCTTGACTGAAACGTCATAAACCCTTAGAATTTCTCTAAAGTATACCTTAAATCCCATTAAGTGTTGCATAAAGCCCCTTAACTGTCATTTTCCTAAGGATAACATAAGGGTTGGAAAATGTCACCTGAAGTGTTACACAAAGGTCTGCTACAAGTCATGATCGGCCACTTTATATGTTAAACAGGTTTTAATTTACGCATTTATTCACAAATTAACATTGATCAAATTACATGCAGCACATAATTAGCTCAAAGGTGAATGCATCACACTCGAGCAAGTTTATAGTACATATTTTATTCCTGTATTTTCCTACATATTAACTTGAGATGACTtgaaacacacataaacattaaagggttagttagatgtgatgtggttgaggatttgagaaatggatttcctcagaaaaaagaatgaagcactttattcagcagagatcataaacatgagtaaggctctttttatgtatttatatacttgtactagttttcacataacgtgtaaacatttaaCTAGTTaaactttttccaaagactttttccaaactataattcctgactaaatgtataatcaagtgaaacactatgaagtttcaataacaaaatacaatactataccattcaaaagcttgatgtaaataatataaatgtaacaaataaagaaaactgcaacaaatgtaacaaacaatgctgttctttcaatttacgCATTTATTCACAAATAAACATTAATCAAATTACATGCAGCAcataattaacaaataaacaatttacccccccccccccccccccaaaaaaaatctgaaaaatattctcagccattttcaacattaataataataaaataataaatgtttttttgtagaatatgagattgttaaaaggatttctggaagattgtgtgactggagtaatgatacaaaaaatgcagttttgaaagtcagctttgattgttcctaataaactgtttaactgctcccccaagtggatattaaattatgttgtgggatacttaaatatattcttaataaacttcaaacataaaattatatagatttattttgttctcacattctttcttgtaactcctcactcacagtggcacagctgaatgagaggctcattatgcagctcattatgcagggctttgtcttctcaggtgtaaatcacaatgatattcatgatagttgacgcctactcgcatatgacttttaccaacaaaaagtgtcatagaaaatttaaatcaatatattgtttactgtgagtgagtaaacaagatgattttcacatcattcagaaagaaaaattctaggctacaagctccagttctcaacagtcccgggaaccaatgttttttatgtgtttattttgccttattcaagtgatttaacatttttagtttttcactaaccacacataacattgtttttctcaaaaacacaatcatgtacatgcatgcatttcacatattattatagcccagtttgtgctgattacagtgagattagactttacccatttagatatttataagaaactgaaaaaagcacaaatgtcagggcatgacaaaacttctccaggccccaaaaaacccttagactccagagagttaaagttttagtttagtttatttgagCTGTTCAGAATCATGGTTGTTACAGAAGTCATAAACTTACACAGTAATGGAAGCTCAAAAGGAGTAGGCTGAAGCAAGGAAGCTTACATGCGCCTACCCCTATGTACAATACTCTCAGTACCCATGGACTTCACATTTGTATTCCCAATTGTAGCTCAATAAATAACACTGCATTTAACCATGTATATTACATTGATAAGGTtaccataaaatgtgcaaaattcaAGTATATCATTTTCATACCCTGGCACACATCACCACGAGCGTACACCTGTTTATGAGTTACATTTCCAACCATACTATCAGTAATATGGACGTTACAAATTGCAGCATTTGAAATGGTTAGAGCTTGTAGCTACATTCCACATCCAATGTTTATTGTCACAAGCGTATAGGGATAATTGTACAAACTGTGTTTGAGTTACAGGATACATCTATTGTACTACATCTACATTAATAAGTATTTTCCATAAGGCATTATGTCGTGAAGGATAACATTAATACAGAATCCTGTATACTACTAGAAAATTTACACCCACTGTTAGCAAAAAACGATCATAACTGGCACAACTGACATGACCAGTCTCCACATTATTCACttctttcaattattattattattattattattattattattattattatagtaatttttGGTTAACCATATGTTCATTATGATTTTTATCAATTCTATAATTGAAGTATTAGATTCAATAGTATCACATTACTAACACTATTGtgtagaaacacttttttttgtacatattttgtcTTGTTATTACCTTGTTATCATTATCATCTCCATAGCAACTGGGTGTACATTTACAGCATtcattttgatgatgatgatgatgatgatgttgtacCCTGTCTTGTGTTGCGCATTAAAAAGCCAGGGCATGGGCTCGTTGGGAGTGGATCTCGGCCCCATCCAGCAGGCCCGCCCAGCTACCCTAAATAATTGTCTTAGCGGGCGATGTTTATAACCTTTGCTGTGTGATGCATTTAAAAAGACGATGTTTCATGAGCCAGTCTGGAGGAGGGAGCCCTTCACCCGATGGGGCCATGTCTCGTCTTCCCTAATTCTCTTTTGTCTATCGTGTCGTGATAGTAATGACAATGGTAATAAACAGCATTATTTTAACTCAATATCCTCATTTTAATTATGACAGATCATGTGGAGACATTGGTGACAGTAGTTGTATCAGCACGATATGATATATTATACTCATTTTAATAGATAGTGACAGAATTCCTGCTTAGTGATTACTTTTGACATATTGCCTTAGGATACTTCTCTTAAATTGTTTTTTGAATTGATGaacatttaaaacactttttaattcaTCCTTTAAGTCATTCCATAAGTTCACACCTCTTCGAGTGACACATTAGCTCCTAAGGGTAGTACGAACACACTGCACCTTAAAATTAAGCATTCCCCGCAAATTATATCCGCCTTCTCTGTTGGTGAATAAATGTTGGATGTTGCTAGGAAGTTGGTTAGCTCTagctttaaatacaattaaaagcacttttagttttattaaatctTCAAGTTTTAGAAGGTTAGATTTTATAAACAGTGTGTTGGTATGGTCCCTGAAATCAACATTGTGCACTATCCTAATAgcttttttttgtagtttaaatACAGTCTCTAGATGGCTACTGTAGGTATTTCCCCAAATCTCTGTGCAGTAACTGAGGTAAGGTAGTATAAGCGAATAGTACAAGATAAGGAGAGCTTGTTGGTCCAATAGATATCTACACTTGCCCATAATGGCAATATATTTTGCTAATTTAGTACGTATGCTGTTTATTTGTGGTCTCCAGCTAATATTGTGTCTAAGAATCACTCCTAAGAATTtatactcttttactctttctATTTCAACTttgttcattttgatttgaaactgTACATCCTCCTTACGTTTACCAAATAACATcacttttgttttcattatatttaatgataaTTTGTTTTGATTGAACCATTTTTTAAGTTTATCTAACTCCAGTGTGATCTCATTCACAATTAGCTGAAGATTTTTGCCTGAGTATAAGATTGTGGTGTCGTCggcaaataatataaatgtaagttTAGGCGATACATAGCACAGATCATTAATGTACAACAGGAACAATATTGGTCCCAGTAACGAACCCTGGGGGACTCCACAAGTAATGCTCCTACATCTTGACCTTTGCTCACCTACCTGTACAAATTGCTGTCTATCAGTTAAGTAAGACTTCACCCAGTTATATGCAAGACCTCTTATCCCATTTTGTTGTAGTTTCTGTAAAAGTATTTCATGGTCAATAGTATCGAACGCTTTTTGGAGATCAATGAATATACCCACCGAGTACACTTTGCTGTCAATTTTGTTACTTATATGTTCTATTAGATCAATTAATGCATGAGCAGTTGACCTATTTTTTCTAAAACCGACTATGATTGACTATCATGAAGTAAACTATGGCTGCTAATAAAGCCATTCAGACGTGCAACAAAAcgttttttcaatatttttgatAATTGAGAAAGTATAGAAATAGGTCAATAGTTTGTGAACTGATGACTATCCCCGTTTTTGTAAATTGGAATGACCTTTGCGATTTTCATGAGCTGAGAAACTTTAGAAAAGATGTGTTGCAGATATAGGTTAGAGGTGTTTCTATATTACATATTACTTTCTTAATTATGGCCATATCAAGGTCATTCCAATCTgtagactttttatttttcattatcattTGTTGCAGTCAAAAACATTGAGTGtgcaattttatttgtgcagccaGCATAATTATAATCTGAGGTGGCAATCTTTGATGCAAGTTCTGGGCCAATGTTAACAAAAAAATCCTTAAATGCGTTAACAAGTTTATCCATATTTGTtactttttggtcattttttatCATGTAATCAGGAAACATGGCATATTTATaatctttattaattacattattcaATATTCCCCAAAgacttttcatattatttttatttttctcaatcaGATTTCTGTAGTACAGTTTCTTAAAAGTTTTTATaatacttattaatttatttttgtactttttatattttactttcaaCTCTTTCGTCCTTTTCcgtataaaatttttatataagatattttattttttttacacgcaTTTAACAATCCCTTTGTCATCCATGGACTTGTTTTATTCATCTGCgtaaatgtatatgtttttacaGGGCAGTGTTGATCATATAAGCTATTAAATGTTTACATCATTTTCTCCAAGAACATCATCCCAATTTTGTTTGGACAGGCTTTGGTTAAGACTATTAATTGACTGTTCAGATCTTAGTCTAATtttctttgttattgttttactcatcttttttgtttttattcttttttcataGGATATAAAAATTGGTAAGTGATCGCTGATATTATTAACCAGCAATCCACTTGATATGTTAGTATTCTGAATATTTGTGAATATGTTATCGATTAAGGTAGCGCAGTGTGCAGTAATCCTTGTGGGGCGCGTAATTGTTGGATATAAAGAAAGACTGTACATAGTATCTATGAATTTTCCAGTGGGTCTATGCAATTTTGCTTTTAATAAATCTATGTTGAAATCCCCACATATAATTAGATCTTTATGATTCCTATAAAGTACAAATaaagtatgttttaaaataataaatcagattAAAGTCTATCTGAACAACCATATGCAGTGTAATTCACTACAGCTGTAAAGTGctgcaaaagcttttaaaaaaaattgaaaagtgCTTAAATTTGACTTCAAGGAAGGTGTAGAGAAACAGCCGCTACTATGGAAAGACTGCTATTTTTGTGTATTGTAAAGTCTTTCTTGTAAAGGCAATTGTTATCCCGAAACTTGAGCCAAGCAAGAATAAATGTCATGCCATGCacaaacatttccaaagtaaTTTGGCATTAGAGAAAATGAGGAAAGTAGAAGCTTTTCTGTCAGCAGAGTGATGATTTTTGCCACGACCCATTGCATTTCCACAAGCTGAGCAACAGGAAGATGATGTTCATGTCTTTAGGACTCTCATTTGAAATTCTCCCAAATCCTCATTATtcataaatgatttaatgtgCTTCTCAGTAGAGAATTGTTTGTTTCTAAGAGAGGTTTTGGCTATATGATTGGCAGGCAGATAATATTGTCAAGCTTGTCAAAGTGAGTGGGCTCATTGGAAACACACTATTATTTTAGATTTCCAGTAATACGAGCGAACGTCTGACCTAAGAGATTATCAGTAATAGCACAGTCCAGACTTTTCCCTTTCTGTATCTTAACTTCAAGATGTTCTTGTAATTTCTTAAATAATGGATAATTACATCTACAGCTAGCCAATATACTCTAGAAACAGTGAAGCTGTAAGTTTAAAAACAGCACTGTTAACACtgcacttttaagaaatataataaagcattttttaGTAACAAAGCTGTTTTATTAATAGAAGTCACATGCCAGTGCAGAAAATCAAGTTTGTGTTCCTAAATGTTTCAGTGTGTATTGTGACTGTGTATTAATTAGGAATAGTTATTAAACTGACTGGAACGTTGTGCATTTATGTTGCTAAATTAAGTCTATGATTCTTGACCCTAAACCTTCACCAGAATTCCTGCTGTTGGAGAATGTAGTCCATCATTTTGTCTACCCCTGCATCCTGGACTTGAAGATGGGCACCCGGCAGCATGGTGATGACGCGTCAGAGGAGAAAGCCGCCCGGCAGATGAAGAAGTGTGAGCAGAGCACGTCGGCCACATTaggagtgcgtgtgtgtggcatGCAGGTGCGTATGGCTTTGACCCCAGACACGCTTAGTTGAGCAATATCAATGATTGGGGTATTTACACTCTTACAATTAAAGGTTCTTCATAaagtttcataaagaacctttaccaCCCATAGAATTGTATTGTACAAAAAAGCTCTTTTTAGTGGAAAAAGGCTTCTTCAAATGTAAAATTGTCttcacatttagaaaaaaaacccCAAATAATTTAGcaactgttcactgaaagcttCTGTGGGTAGCCCCATTGTAGTCCTGTTACCTGTTTATTCAATCATAATTCAAGCTCTCTCTGTCTCCATGTTTGTTCTGCAGGTCTACCAGATGGACACCGGTCATTATCTATGCAGGAACAAGTACTATGGCCGTGGTCTTTCTATTGAGGGATTTCGACATGCACTCTTTCAGTTCATGCACAATGGGACACAGCTGCGCAAAGACCTTTTTGAGCCAATCCTGGGCAAACTATGCAGCCTGAAGGCTGTGCTGGAGCGCCAGGCCTCGTACCGCTTCTACTCCAGCTCGCTGCTCATCATATACGAGGGCAAGGACCCCGAGTCTGTGGACGGCTGGCAGAAACCCTCAGAACTGCCATCAGAAAAGGAGAAACAGGCCACAGTGCTCGGGTCTGTGGAGAACCCGCCGGCCTTAGAGCCCCATACACGTCCTCAGTGTGGACGTGTGGACGTCCGGATGATAGACTTCGCCCACAGCACATTTAAAGGTTTCCGGGATGACCAAACTGTCCACGACGGACCTGACCGTGGCTATGTGCTCGGACTAGAGAGCCTCATCAACATTTTGCAGGAAATCCGCAATGAGAATCAGTAGCCGAACTCATTGCTTATTCAGTTGCAGCCTAGCAACTTCACGCAGACTGTTGTCATTTTCATAGAAAAACAAAGATGTTTGTCAAACTAAaggtttgtgttttgtgtgtcttAGTTATTATTTGAACCATGAGGGATCGGTGCACACAATAAATGGAGGTGACTTCTGCCTATGAAGGTATGAAGGTCCTGCTGTAAGGAAAGAAATTGCTCCTAGCCTCCCCTCGACAGAAGGTGTTTTCACTTTGTTTGTCACATGGATTCAGCGCCACCATGTGGCCAGCTGAAGCACTGCAGGAATGAACCATGAACTCAGGCTGTGTACACTGTCAGGGTCTCTCTTTGATTGTTGGATTGCTATTTAGAGAGAAaacacgtatgtgtgtgtgtgtgtgtgtgtgtgtgtgtttgtgtgtgattctcAAGAAGAGAAGTCCAGGTcgcatttcaccccaaaatccaAATAAGAAAGATGTTATATTGCATAAATAAAGCCTGTTTTAGgagctttttgatttttttacattattttcatgataaatttagcctgaatgcatttcTCCCCAAATTCTTCTTGAAAACATTTTCCAGACACAGAATTCATTAATCGTActttgccattttaaatactGTATCATTATTTGTTCACATCATACTGTACCAATGAGACTGATAGGGAAGAttagttataaaaaataatgtcaccatgcaacaaaaaaaatcttaacgcttttaaaatacttaatgcaatgttgttgttgtttttttgtttttgtttatttatttatttgttgggtGGCGGAGTGTGAAATATGAGATGTTCTTGTTGCCTGTATAAACACTCAGTATTTCTTCAGGAGTTTAAAAGGGAGCAAATTTAGCTCAGAATAGTTGGTCAAATCTTTACTTGAGGACTTGGGGGCATTTAAAGGAGGTTTTAAACCACTCGTCTTTGACAAGAGGATGAATCTGGCTTTGTGGGAATAGTCGAATTCACAGCTTAACTATGCGAGCCTATTTAACCGGTCACatgatgcttttttattttattattattattatgttttggcCGTTTTGGTAGCTATCTTACTCTGTACATTTAAAGCAATcattacatttaatgtttttacatttttgttgatCCTCCTCTGTGATTTAGCAGTCGTAGGGGTTTTGGTGGGATAATGTATTTTTAGTCTTGAATTTAGATTACCCTTGTGTTACAAGAGTCTTTCCCTGTCTGTAACGTGGTTATCATTAAAGAGAATTGtctcactgtaaaataaataaataaaataattttcttaatctgcccaaatatttaaacatcctaaaaaataaatcaccCTGAAAAGCAAAATTGTGTAAGGTATAAAGAattgtttgcagatatttttacccctctttatttaaaaaaaaaaaaaaaaaaaaaaccttcacttctgattattgttattattattttagacatatttatatatttattttagtgctcAATAACATCTGAACTGTAAATTTTTATAAACACATTACAAGAGcatgaattttattattattttctttttgtttcattttgtttcagagTTATTTCAAAGAGTTGTCTTTTAATTACACTGATACACCTTCAGAAAGAAAGaataaggtacaaaagctgtcccTGGGACGGTGCactttcaaaagaacaacatagcCATAAAAGGTGCATTTTAGTACATTAAAGGTACAGATTTGTATCTGAAGTGCTGATTAGAACCTAAATGGTATACATTAGTGCCTTTTGAAAGGGTACAGccacagtgacagcttttgtccctttttttctgagaggaTGCAGTGACATTATGCCCAACATCAACAAATGTAGCAAGATTCATATCTACTTTTGTTTTTGTGAGTCCCGTCAGCAGTCGAGTGGAGATCGTCTCCTTATTACATATTCAGCATGTTTTCTGTCTAGGTGAAACATTTACTGCACTATGGTGtcatcttttaaatgaaaattgacactttttttcattCACTGCGAAACAGACATCATATCTGCCCATAGAAGCAGTTGAGCAAATATATTAACTTCATTCTTTCATCTTGTCCTACATTTATTGACTTTGATCACGTGTATAAATAATAACTCAACATTATAAATCATGGCATCTATGCAGAGTTGTGCCGTAGGGATGTGTCAGTATTTAGATGTGATTTTACAATAGCCGTAACTGGGACACCCAGGAGTGTTTGTTTAACAACTGTTTAACCAAGTCATCCGATCATTTTTTCTTTAACTGCTGAAGGGAAGTGTTTGAAGGATAAATGCCACATGTATGATGTGTTCTCTCACAATACATGAGAAATGTACTCAAGCTACTAAGAACAGCAAGAATACATAATTCCTAACATGTTGGCATCATTTATTAAAGTGTAGCTGGTTTGTGTAACTAAACCTTTCATTTTTGTATCGACGCATGAGAGAGGAAGTGACAGATTCATAGATCTGGCataagaagaaagaaaatgattACTACTCATCCTAAAAATGATCCTTTTATCTTTATTGTTGTTGCATGGAtggatatttttttaagataaataaatatgacaacatTGAATGTGAGCtctaaattgtttatttaaaaaccgTTGTCTTATCTCGttaacattttgttgttttgatttgaCCAAATAAAGCAGAAAGAACaaccacaaacaatcaaaccgcaagtttaaatgctaaaaaaagttcaaatacaAAGTTATGTTATGAAACTCTAAATGGTTATAACTCAGTCTGatgtaatcaaataatttttcacATGGCGCAAATGATTGGTTCTTTTCATATCAGCAGCCAATGAGTTTACTGCTTACTTGGCTAGTACTTGTTGTAGTTGTGCTTCACAAACCATCCACCTCCCCAGCTGCACATGTCTAGATCTACTACAAGGCAATTTCATGTGTTATAGCTGCAGCAGCAGTacttcttacatgctcacagcggCATGtatgtggatgtattggcagtagcaagtctaaTTTCTTGCTCTGCTACAGCATCATAGCTGATCTGTTCTGCTGataccaaacacattaacattgccaTGTATATTACCATGCTGAAATGctcagagagttgtcatgacagaaataggaattttatgtacagtacagaattatatacaagtgcatctcaataagttagaatgttgtgaaaaagttcatttatttcagtaactcaaatcaaattgtgaaacttttgtaaatacattcaatgcacacagactgaagtaatttatgtctttggttattttaattgtgatgattttggctcacatttaacaaatatccaccaattcacgatctcagctaattagaatacttcataagaccaataaaaaaccAATTTTTAAtcaattgttggccttctggaaagtgtgTTCATTGACTCAATACTTggtctccttttgctttaattactgcctcagttcagcgtggtatgtaggtgatcagtttgtggcactgctgaggtggtctggaagcccaggtttctttgacagtggccttcagctcatctgcattgtttggtctcttgtttctcatcttcctcttgacaataccccatagattctctctggggttcaggtatggggagtttgctggtcagtcgttga from Carassius gibelio isolate Cgi1373 ecotype wild population from Czech Republic chromosome A22, carGib1.2-hapl.c, whole genome shotgun sequence encodes the following:
- the LOC127942696 gene encoding inositol hexakisphosphate kinase 1; this encodes MCVPHTMEAGKHSASQGQSSHGGVPLEPFIHQVGGHTSMMRYDDHTVCKPLISREQRFYESLPPEMKEFTPEYKGVVLVCFEGDSDGYINLVAYPYEESEGLDHEELSERDQPRRKHSRRSLHRSSSEHKEDRPAHDSESNDNLQELKSPRLDLHSDVPFQMLDSNSGLSSEKISHNPWSLRCHKQQLSRMRSESKDRKLYKFLLLENVVHHFVYPCILDLKMGTRQHGDDASEEKAARQMKKCEQSTSATLGVRVCGMQVYQMDTGHYLCRNKYYGRGLSIEGFRHALFQFMHNGTQLRKDLFEPILGKLCSLKAVLERQASYRFYSSSLLIIYEGKDPESVDGWQKPSELPSEKEKQATVLGSVENPPALEPHTRPQCGRVDVRMIDFAHSTFKGFRDDQTVHDGPDRGYVLGLESLINILQEIRNENQ